A window from Dysidea avara chromosome 2, odDysAvar1.4, whole genome shotgun sequence encodes these proteins:
- the LOC136248143 gene encoding probable outer membrane protein pmp20: MPYDTSQNRSDDLVRGSGDLNERGQDKLPCCVSGNFTFYSIDDILNNISSNNTIVNITTDVELSSIVTLEGLENIMIIGHRNPVVKCNDVGAVKFISCKNITIEGIQWEGCGSKDYPGIEFYNSSNVSFERCSFHNSKGKSVLLLEVPGNAYIYNCNFTHINQYSGHGAAIHYSPNTNSYSQHKLMIKNSQFIFNRATQSVVYIDGSGSRITGHVYLQDNVFVNNKGVPIYISNTNLHIRGGMLFKGNTAKSGGGIYSRDYKVMFCDKFDINFISNSDTDNGGAIYLIRSRMIFWENSIVTFKDNSARSGGAISSDNSNITFDGNSSVTFNNNEASYDGGAVHCESSSHITFDGNSSVTFNNNEASYEGGAVHCESSSHITFDGNSSITFNNNKASKDGGAVFCWFSSNITFDGSSSVTFNNNEASYDGGAVNCESSSYITFDGNSSVTFNNNEASYDGGAVNCESSSYITFDGNASVTFNNNKAIKDGGAVNCWFSSNIAFDGSSSVTFDNNEASYDGGAVHCESSSYITFDGNSGITFNNNKASKDGGAVFCWFSSNITFDGNSSVMFNNNEASYEGGAVHCESSSHITFDGNSSATFNNNKASKDGGAVFCWLSSNITFNGNSSVTFNNNEASYDGGAVYCYYSSHITFDGNSSITFNNNEAGDDGGVVYCESSSHITFDGNSKVTFNNNTASNDGGAVFGYHSSPITFDGNSSATFNDNEASRFGGAVYCWSLSQITFDGNSSVTFNNNKASKDGGAVFSWLSSNITFDGNSSVTLNNNEASRITFNNNEASYDGGAVNCKSSSHITFDGNSKVTFNNNTASDDGGAVFGYHSSPITFDGNSSVTFNDNEASRFGGAVYCWSLSHITFDGNSSVTFNNNKASKDGGAVFCWFSSNITFDGNSSVTFNNNEASDDGGAVYCEASSNITFNGNSSVTFNNNEASYGGAAYFSRNSSVLFTGNSQARYFHNKAIHGGAIYSNTNSSCPVKFDGNSNVKFDENIDKYIQAVTAVSSSNITFEGNSFVRFTNYRVLILLGKAVQFGSMPCAIYNETNYDHSVSKSIQHSIFYTAPNISLTGNSMLSICVNSSQSLVNLTNNLSNAIVYIASDITVTTILTLKFFENITIIGHRDPAISVGGLEFVSCTNVAIVGIKWQRCGSVNNEKSTLNPGIMFYDSSDILIESCSFYKSTGQAVVLANVLGNINISNCNFSHNNYTGHGGAIHYTPKTSFISRLMIQHSNFSFNSIAQSVIYLDGSATKHLYHSSVQNAVFISNQAIPIYILQTTLHLRDHP; this comes from the exons ATGCCCTATGATACTTCTCAGAATAGAAGTGATGACTTAGTTCGTGGCTCAGGTGATTTAAATGAGAGAGGTCAGGATAAACTTCCCTGTTGTGTATCTGGAAACTTTACCTTTTATTCAATTGATGACATTCTAAATAACATCTCCAGTAATAACACCATTGTCAACATTACAACTGATGTTGAGTTGTCGTCTATTGTGACATTAGAAGGTCTTGAAAACATCATGATAATAGGACATAGAAATCCTGTTGTAAAGTGTAATGATGTTGGTGCTGTAAAGTTCATCTCCTGCAAGAATATAACCATTGAAGGTATCCAGTGGGAAGGATGTGGCTCTAAAGATTATCCAGGAATTGAATTTTACAACTCATCCAATGTTTCCTTTGAAAGATGCTCATTCCATAACTCCAAAGGAAAAAGTGTTTTACTTTTGGAAGTGCCTGGAAATGCATACATTTACAATTGCAATTTTACACACATAAATCAATATAGTGGACATGgagcagctatacattattcacCAAATACTAATAGCTATAGTCAACACAAGTTGATGATCAAAAATAGCCAATTCATTTTCAATAGAGCCACACAAAGTGTAGTTTACATTGATGGTTCAGGTAGCAGGATCACTGGTCATGTTTACTTACAAGACAATGTGTTTGTCAACAACAAAGGAGTACCAATTTACATTTCAAATACTAATCTTCATATTAGGGGAGGAATGTTATTCAAGGGTAATACAGCAAAGTCTGGTGGAGGAATTTATAGCAGGGACTACAAAGTCATGTTTTGTGATAAGTTTGACATAAATTTTATTAGTAACTCTGATACAGATAATGGTGGAGCTATTTATTTAATTCGTTCCAGGATGAtcttttgggaaaactcaatagTGACATTTAAGGACAACAGTGCAAGATCTGGTGGTGCCATATCCAGTGATAATTccaatatcacatttgatggtaactcaagtgtaacatttaataataatgaagccagttatgatggaggagctgtacatTGTGAatcttcatctcatatcacatttgatggtaactcaagtgtaacatttaataataatgaagccagttaTGAAGGAGGAGCTGTACATTGTGAatcttcatctcatatcacattcgATGGTAACTCAAGcataacatttaataataataaagccagtaaagatggaggagctgtattttGTTGGTTTTCATCTAATATTACATTTGATGGTagctcaagtgtaacatttaataataatgaagccagttatgatggaggagctgtaaaTTGCGAGTCTTCATCttatatcacatttgatggtaactcaagcgtaacatttaataataatgaagccagttatgatggaggagctgtaaaTTGCGAGTCTTCATCttatatcacatttgatggtaacgcaagtgtaacatttaataataataaagccaTTAAAGATGGAGGAGCTGTAAATTGTTGGTTTTCATCTAATATTGCATTTGATGGTAGCTCAAGTGTAACCTTtgataataatgaagccagttatgatggaggagctgtacatTGTGAGTCTTCATCttatatcacatttgatggtaactcaggtataacatttaataataataaagccagtaaagatggaggagctgtattttGTTGGTTTTCATCTAATattacatttgatggtaactcaagtgtaatgtttaataataatgaagccagttaTGAAGGAGGAGCTGTACATTGTGagtcttcatctcatatcacatttgatggtaactcaagtgcaacatttaataataataaagccagtaaagatggaggagctgtattttGTTGGTTATCATCTAATATTACATTtaatggtaactcaagtgtaacatttaataataatgaagccagttaTGACGGAGGAGCCGTATATTGTTATTATTCATCTcacatcacatttgatggtaactcaagtataacatttaataataatgaagccggTGATGATGGAGGAGTTGTATATTGTGagtcttcatctcatatcacatttgatggtaactcaaaggtaacatttaataataatacagccagtaatgatggaggagctgtatttgGTTATCATTCATCTcctatcacatttgatggtaactcaagtgcaACATTTAACGATAATGAAGCCAGTCGgtttggaggagctgtatattgttggtctttatctcagatcacatttgatggtaactcaagtgtaacatttaataataataaagccagtaaagatggaggagctgtatttaGTTGGCTTTCATCTAATattacatttgatggtaactcaagtgtaacacttaataataatgaagccagtcg gataacatttaataataatgaagccagttatgatggaggagctgtaaaTTGTAagtcttcatctcatatcacatttgatggtaactcaaaggtaacttttaataataatacagccagtgatgatggaggagctgtatttgGTTATCATTCATCTcctatcacatttgatggtaactcaagtgtaacatttaacgATAATGAAGCCAGTCGgtttggaggagctgtatattgttgGTCTTTATCTCACATCACATtcgatggtaactcaagtgtaacatttaataataataaagccagtaaagatggaggagctgtattttGTTGGTTTTCATCTAATattacatttgatggtaactcaagtgtaacatttaataataatgaagccagtgatgatggaggagctgtatattgtgagGCTTCATCTAATATCACGTTTAATGGTAACTCAAgcgtaacatttaataataatgaagccagttaTGGAGGAGCTGCATATTTTTCAAGAAACAGTTCAGTATTGTTTACAGGAAATTCACAAGCAAGATATTTTCATAACAAAGCTATACATGGTGGAGCTATATACTCTAACACAAATTCAAGCTGTCCGGTCAAATTTGATGGAAATTCAAATGTAAAGTTTGATGAAAACATAGACAAGTATATACAAGCTGTTACAGCAGTATCTTCTTCGAACATTACATTTGAGGGAAATTCATTTGTGAGATTCACTAATTACAGAGTTCTTATATTACTAGGTAAAGCTGTACAGTTTGGCAGTATGCCTTGTGCAATATACAATGAAACAAACTATGATCATAGTGTAAGCAAATCTATTCAACATAGTATATTTTACACTGCCCCTAACATATCTTTAACTGGAAATTCAATGTTATCTATTTGTGTTAATTCGAGTCAATCTCTTGTCAATCTTACAAATAATTTAAGCAATGCTATTGTCTATATAGCATCTGATATTACAGTGACTACAATACTAACATTAAAATTCTTTGAAAACATTACAATTATTGGTCACAGAGATCCAGCAATAAGTGTTGGAGGATTAGAGTTTGTCAGCTGTACAAATGTAGCTATTGTTGGTATAAAATGGCAAAGGTGTGGTTCTGTGAACAATGAAAAGAGTACTTTAAACCCTGGAATTATGTTTTACGATTCATCAGATATTTTAATCGAAAGTTGTTCCTTTTACAAATCAACAGGACAAGCTGTTGTGCTGGCAAATGTATTGGGGAACATTAACATTAGCAATTGTAACTTTTCACATAACAATTACACAGGTCATGGTGGAGCTATTCATTACACACCTAAAACCAGTTTTATATCACGACTTATGATTCAACATAGCAATTTTTCCTTCAATAGCATTGCTCAAAGTGTAATTTACCTTGATGGATCAGCCACTAAACACTTATATCATAGTTCAGTGCAGAATGCTGTTTTCATCAGCAACCAAGCAATACCAATTTACATTTTGCAGACTACTCTTCACCTTAGggatcatccataa